A window of the Neofelis nebulosa isolate mNeoNeb1 chromosome 13, mNeoNeb1.pri, whole genome shotgun sequence genome harbors these coding sequences:
- the NANOS1 gene encoding nanos homolog 1, with product MKAARSWLGWRSSRGAEAARAGAERAHCPPAPGAPASAPPPSEARARRPGRGGAGGRAAAARPGERGGAGPDKKAARRPHPAAGRRAGSALPFRPARAGRGEAARAARSPPMEAFPWAPRSPSRGRAPPPMALVPSARYVSAQGPAHPQPFSSWNDYLGLATLITKAVDGEPRFGCARGGDGGGGGASPPSSSSSSSCCSPHAGTGPGALGPALGPPDYDDDDDSDEPGSRGRYLGGALELRALELCAGPAEAGLLEERFAELSPFAGRAAAVLLGCAPAAAATAAAEVAPREERAPAWAAEPRLHAASGAAAARLLKPELQVCVFCRNNKEAVALYTTHILKGPDGRVLCPVLRRYTCPLCGASGDNAHTIKYCPLSKVPPPPAARPPPRSARDCQPGKKLR from the coding sequence ATGAAAGCCGCCCGCAGCTGGCTAGGCTGGCGCAGCTCGCGGGGCGCGGAAGCCGCGCGGGCCGGAGCGGAGCGCGCGCACTGCCCGCCCGCCCCCGGCGCGCCCGCCTCCGCTCCGCCTCCGTCCGAGGCGCGGGCGAGGAGGCCGGGGCGGGGTGGCGCAGGGGGCAGGGCCGCGGCGGCGAGGCCGGGGGAACGGGGAGGAGCGGGGCCCGATAAAAAGGCTGCGAGGCGGCCCCACCCCGCGGCAGGCCGGCGGGCAGGCTCCGCGCTTCCCTTCCGTCCGGCCCGCGCCGGCCGCGGGGAGGCGGCGCGCGCGGCCCGCAGCCCGCCCATGGAGGCTTTCCCCTGGGCGCCCCGCTCGCCCAGCCGCGGCCGCGCCCCCCCGCCCATGGCGCTCGTGCCCAGCGCCCGCTACGTGAGCGCCCAGGGCCCGGCGCACCCGCAGCCCTTCAGCTCGTGGAACGACTACCTGGGGCTCGCCACGCTCATCACCAAGGCGGTGGACGGCGAGCCGCGCTTCGGCTGCGCCCGCGGCGgggacggcggcggcggcggcgcctccccgccctcctcctcctcctcgtcgtcCTGCTGCTCCCCCCACGCGGGGACCGGGCCCGGAGCGCTGGGGCCGGCGCTGGGGCCGCCCGActacgacgacgacgacgacagCGACGAGCCGGGGTCCCGGGGCCGCTACCTGGGCGGCGCGCTGGAGCTGCGCGCGCTGGAGCTGTGCGCGGGCCCCGCCGAGGCCGGGCTGCTGGAGGAGCGCTTCGCCGAGCTGAGCCCGTTTGCCGGTCGCGCCGCCGCTGTGCTGCTAGGCTGCGCGCCCGCCGCTGCCGCCACTGCCGCCGCGGAGGTGGCGCCGCGCGAGGAGCGGGCCCCGGCGTGGGCGGCCGAGCCCCGGCTGCACGCCGCCTCCGGGGCGGCCGCCGCCCGACTGCTCAAGCCCGAGCTGCAGGTGTGCGTGTTCTGCCGGAACAACAAGGAGGCGGTGGCGCTCTACACCACCCACATCCTGAAGGGACCCGACGGGCGAGTGCTGTGCCCGGTGCTGCGCCGCTACACGTGTCCCCTGTGCGGCGCCAGCGGCGACAACGCGCACACCATCAAGTACTGCCCGCTCTCCAAAgtgccgccgccgcccgccgcccgcccgccgccgcgcAGCGCCAGGGACTGCCAGCCGGGGAAGAAGCTGCGCTGA